From one Ochrobactrum vermis genomic stretch:
- a CDS encoding response regulator transcription factor: MNISPQFSSRTSELKNNGFGASKDASFKPEQPSDSMLPLLVIIDNRALDRECLAHGLTNHSIEMAIATFSSFEQWQHQRRGRTAGAVLFNIGGQKVSDPTVGNYLNRIVTDCAPAPVILLADKEEISQVLKALDHGVKGYIPTSVNVNVCVEALRLAMAGGTFVPASSVLALRHATDPNSQRLQPLGGMFTQRQAEVVNALRRGKANKIIAYELKLRESTVKVHIRNIMKKLKASNRTEVACIINELFPSETSFSDLQ; the protein is encoded by the coding sequence ATGAACATTTCTCCACAATTCAGTAGCAGGACGAGTGAATTAAAGAATAACGGCTTTGGGGCATCAAAAGACGCTTCCTTTAAACCTGAACAGCCGAGCGATAGCATGTTGCCGCTGCTGGTCATCATAGACAACCGTGCGTTGGATCGCGAATGCCTCGCACATGGACTGACGAACCACAGCATTGAAATGGCGATTGCCACATTCAGCTCGTTCGAGCAGTGGCAGCATCAGCGTCGTGGTCGCACGGCGGGCGCGGTGTTGTTCAACATCGGCGGTCAGAAGGTTTCGGACCCTACCGTCGGTAACTATCTCAATCGCATTGTCACCGATTGCGCCCCGGCGCCTGTCATTCTTCTGGCTGACAAGGAAGAAATCTCGCAGGTCCTCAAGGCGCTCGATCATGGCGTGAAGGGGTATATTCCAACATCCGTGAATGTGAATGTCTGCGTTGAAGCACTGCGTCTTGCCATGGCGGGTGGAACCTTTGTTCCGGCTAGCAGTGTGCTCGCCCTGCGTCACGCCACCGATCCGAATTCGCAGCGCCTGCAACCGCTTGGCGGCATGTTCACCCAGCGTCAGGCCGAAGTGGTCAATGCACTGCGTCGGGGCAAGGCGAATAAGATCATCGCTTACGAACTGAAATTGCGGGAAAGCACCGTGAAGGTTCATATCCGTAACATCATGAAGAAACTGAAGGCGTCCAACCGCACCGAGGTGGCTTGTATCATCAACGAGCTGTTCCCATCGGAAACATCCTTTTCCGATTTGCAGTAG
- a CDS encoding GumC family protein translates to MIISDVSSGNGRQPVADLLDTIKRRRMMLIVPVLAGIGVGFAGYLTAPVSYVSESVLVLDMRRLQALPNESAITPLPQDSPVLRSELDIINSRMMARKVIDILQAENIVVPTEFRSRTVLSSASDASSQTKGARDVDPAMRERQQIDLLLSRLRVTNDGRSYTIFISYRASDRVYAAQVANAFATAYLDHQIDVQQSATRRISEWLGEKLVTLRSDLEGAESAAEQFRQKSRLAGDQGQISFQAQRVAALNNEIVAATGAVSLAEARLRTAEELKSNNEAPALAEVLASPAIQTLRGEAARVERQLDELQSNGALKSAEIPVLKAEQEALKQQISSQVGEIIKSLGNEIQIARQRRSGLENALKSAEADLAEANQAQVKAGQLDREANASRTVYESYLTRYKQLIEQDGIAAAEAQMISPAEPAMAKASPNLANWLLLGLGLGGLVALVGTMLKETFDKIRPAQTASLVLPGIPAATLLPVSSQLTVPLLVNRGLDPASPFGRAIKSVHERLRVLTRGRDSLALSVVSMSDGETKTLLITALAQQIAATGVTVAVIDATNKRSGLSEAFGVPHSDYSVVSTGRPLTGATLVHDHGSGIDIITPNRQMRQGDWLAELIAQLRADHKIILVDLPAVMEDKRSVLLSRATDTALLVMQSDRQDQNAANALIQTMASFGRKPALAVVNHNASSYRSWLTLPIALGGLGLQKARQSISGVFSRRRKPAADGAQEQA, encoded by the coding sequence GTGATTATCTCCGACGTTTCATCAGGAAACGGGCGGCAGCCGGTTGCTGACCTGCTCGACACTATAAAACGTAGAAGAATGATGCTGATTGTGCCGGTGCTCGCAGGCATTGGTGTCGGGTTTGCAGGCTATCTTACAGCGCCGGTCAGTTATGTTTCGGAGTCCGTTCTGGTGCTGGACATGCGGCGGTTGCAGGCGCTTCCCAATGAAAGCGCGATCACACCGCTGCCGCAGGACAGCCCGGTCCTGCGTTCCGAACTCGATATCATCAATTCACGCATGATGGCGCGCAAGGTCATCGACATTCTGCAAGCGGAAAACATTGTCGTGCCAACGGAATTCCGTTCGCGCACGGTATTGTCGTCTGCTTCCGATGCAAGCTCGCAGACAAAAGGCGCCCGCGATGTCGATCCGGCCATGCGGGAACGCCAGCAGATCGATCTTCTTCTTTCGCGGTTGCGGGTTACCAATGACGGTCGCTCCTACACGATCTTCATTTCATATCGCGCTTCCGACCGGGTTTATGCGGCTCAGGTCGCCAACGCCTTTGCTACCGCCTATCTCGATCACCAAATCGATGTGCAGCAGTCGGCCACACGGCGGATCAGCGAATGGCTTGGCGAGAAGCTGGTTACCCTGCGCAGCGATCTTGAAGGCGCTGAAAGTGCCGCAGAACAATTTCGCCAGAAATCACGGCTTGCAGGCGATCAGGGACAGATCAGTTTCCAGGCCCAGCGGGTGGCGGCACTGAACAACGAGATCGTCGCCGCGACGGGCGCAGTCTCGCTTGCCGAAGCACGGTTGCGCACGGCGGAGGAACTGAAAAGCAACAATGAAGCACCGGCGCTGGCCGAAGTTCTGGCCTCGCCTGCGATCCAGACCTTGCGCGGCGAGGCAGCACGTGTCGAGCGCCAGCTTGACGAGTTGCAGTCGAACGGCGCGCTGAAGAGCGCCGAAATTCCGGTGCTGAAGGCTGAACAGGAAGCGCTGAAACAACAGATTTCGAGCCAGGTCGGAGAAATCATCAAGAGTCTCGGCAATGAAATCCAGATCGCGCGCCAGCGGCGCAGCGGTCTGGAAAATGCGTTGAAGAGTGCGGAAGCCGACCTTGCCGAAGCCAATCAGGCGCAAGTCAAGGCCGGACAGCTCGATCGTGAAGCCAATGCCAGCCGCACGGTCTATGAAAGCTATCTGACGCGTTACAAGCAGCTCATCGAACAGGACGGCATTGCTGCGGCCGAAGCACAGATGATTTCCCCAGCGGAACCGGCAATGGCCAAGGCAAGCCCGAACCTCGCGAACTGGCTGCTGCTCGGTCTGGGGCTGGGCGGACTGGTTGCGCTTGTGGGCACCATGCTGAAGGAAACATTCGACAAGATCAGGCCAGCGCAGACGGCATCTCTCGTGCTGCCCGGCATACCTGCGGCAACACTGCTTCCGGTTTCGTCACAGCTCACCGTGCCGCTCCTCGTCAATCGCGGCCTCGATCCGGCAAGTCCTTTCGGTCGCGCGATCAAGTCCGTTCATGAGCGTTTGCGGGTGCTGACACGCGGTCGCGATTCACTCGCGCTCTCCGTCGTTTCCATGTCCGATGGAGAGACGAAGACCTTGCTGATCACCGCGCTCGCACAGCAGATCGCCGCGACTGGCGTAACGGTTGCGGTTATCGATGCGACGAACAAGCGGTCGGGTCTGTCGGAGGCTTTCGGGGTTCCGCATAGTGATTACAGCGTTGTGTCGACCGGGCGTCCGCTTACCGGCGCCACGCTCGTGCATGACCATGGTTCGGGAATCGATATCATCACGCCCAACAGACAGATGCGCCAGGGAGACTGGCTGGCCGAACTGATCGCCCAGTTGCGGGCCGATCACAAGATCATCCTCGTCGACCTTCCGGCGGTCATGGAAGACAAGCGCTCGGTTCTCCTGTCACGGGCAACCGATACAGCGCTTCTCGTGATGCAGTCCGACCGCCAGGACCAGAATGCGGCCAACGCGCTGATCCAGACGATGGCATCCTTCGGGCGAAAGCCCGCGCTTGCTGTCGTGAACCACAACGCTTCTTCCTATCGCAGCTGGCTAACGCTCCCCATAGCGCTTGGCGGGCTGGGCTTGCAGAAAGCAAGACAAAGCATAAGCGGCGTGTTCTCGCGGCGGCGCAAACCGGCTGCGGACGGCGCACAAGAACAGGCTTAA
- the msrB gene encoding peptide-methionine (R)-S-oxide reductase MsrB: MTYNKNPEAIAKLTPEQYRVTQESGTERPGTGEYLYNKETGIYVDIVSGEPLFASADKYESHCGWPSFTKPIEPANVAELNDISHGMVRTEVRSAHGDSHLGHVFPDGPVDRGGLRYCINSASLRFVPKNRMEAEGYGQYLDQVEDIS, encoded by the coding sequence ATGACCTACAACAAGAATCCGGAAGCGATTGCGAAGCTCACGCCGGAGCAATATCGCGTCACGCAGGAAAGCGGCACCGAGCGCCCCGGAACCGGCGAATATCTCTATAACAAAGAGACAGGTATCTATGTCGATATTGTCTCCGGAGAGCCGTTGTTCGCCTCCGCCGACAAGTATGAGTCCCATTGCGGTTGGCCCAGCTTCACCAAACCGATTGAGCCTGCCAATGTCGCGGAACTGAACGACATCTCGCATGGCATGGTGCGGACGGAAGTGCGCTCGGCGCATGGTGACAGCCATCTGGGACATGTCTTCCCTGATGGCCCGGTCGACCGTGGCGGTCTTCGCTATTGTATCAATTCGGCATCGCTTCGTTTCGTTCCGAAAAACCGGATGGAGGCGGAAGGATATGGTCAATATCTCGATCAGGTCGAGGATATCAGCTGA
- a CDS encoding TOBE domain-containing protein, producing MRISARNRLKGTIVEVTKGATTSHVRVDIGNGVIVTSSITNEAVDELGLKAGGSAYAVVKASDVMIAVD from the coding sequence ATGAGGATAAGCGCCCGTAATCGACTGAAAGGAACAATTGTCGAGGTCACCAAAGGTGCAACCACATCCCACGTCCGGGTCGATATCGGCAATGGTGTGATTGTTACCTCGTCCATCACCAACGAAGCTGTCGACGAACTCGGCCTGAAGGCGGGAGGCTCCGCTTATGCTGTGGTGAAAGCATCCGACGTGATGATTGCTGTAGATTAA
- a CDS encoding Crp/Fnr family transcriptional regulator — translation MVVNADEARTLRHFLESAPIGAVFDENDLSVLAVLPISSKTYAPHTVVSSQGDWANSVHIIKNGWGCIYRDLPEGDRQILDFPMKGDFLGFRTGLGFNYYTLISVTELSVLEISLDHLTESLLKSPRLAMTFMELMARQRAILIEHLISIGRRSALVRIAHLLLELGHRARINGTGDENRFFCPLTQSELADALGLTPIHINRMLRELREDDLLIFRNNEVEFLNRSALVHISSFDEHYLTMEIFPRVRISR, via the coding sequence ATGGTGGTAAATGCCGACGAAGCAAGAACGCTGCGCCATTTTCTGGAAAGCGCGCCCATTGGCGCGGTTTTCGATGAGAATGATCTCAGCGTGCTCGCCGTTCTGCCAATTTCCTCCAAAACCTACGCGCCTCACACGGTTGTCAGCAGTCAGGGAGACTGGGCCAACTCGGTTCATATTATAAAGAACGGCTGGGGCTGCATCTATCGCGACCTCCCCGAAGGTGACCGCCAGATCCTCGACTTTCCGATGAAGGGCGACTTCCTGGGTTTCCGAACGGGACTCGGCTTCAACTACTACACCCTGATCTCGGTTACGGAGCTTTCCGTTCTCGAAATCTCCCTGGATCATCTTACCGAAAGCCTGCTCAAATCGCCCCGTCTCGCCATGACATTCATGGAACTGATGGCGAGGCAGCGGGCCATCCTGATCGAGCATCTCATCAGCATCGGCCGTCGAAGTGCGCTTGTACGCATTGCCCACCTTCTGCTCGAACTGGGGCACAGGGCCCGGATCAATGGAACCGGCGACGAGAACCGCTTTTTCTGCCCACTGACGCAGAGCGAACTTGCAGATGCGCTGGGGCTTACGCCAATCCACATCAACCGAATGCTGCGCGAACTTCGCGAGGACGATCTTCTGATATTCCGCAACAATGAGGTCGAATTTCTGAACCGCTCGGCGCTCGTTCATATATCGAGCTTCGATGAGCACTATCTGACGATGGAAATTTTCCCACGGGTCCGGATCAGTCGCTGA
- a CDS encoding GDP-L-fucose synthase family protein encodes MTSMAEITPAPVYSLEDKKIFIAGHTGMVGSAILRRLQGTDCDIITAAHSALDLTRQGLTENFISGRKPDVIIIAAARVGGILANSQYPADFLYDNLAIGMNIIRAAQQSGVERLLWLGSSCIYPRDAAQPLTEEALLTGPLEATNEAYAIAKIAGLKYAQACARQYGSHFMTAMPTNLYGPNDNFDPNSSHVLPALIRRIHEAKVRGIDHVTLWGSGKPLREFLHVDDLADACLHMLRFYDGIEPMNIGTGDEISIKELALTVAQVVGYEGRFEHDLSKPDGTPRKLLDTSRMRALGWRPQIRLEDGLREVYRDWLEETADPVAA; translated from the coding sequence ATGACTTCTATGGCTGAAATCACGCCTGCCCCCGTCTATTCGCTCGAAGACAAGAAGATATTCATTGCCGGGCATACGGGCATGGTCGGGTCGGCCATACTGCGTCGCCTGCAGGGCACGGATTGCGACATCATCACCGCAGCGCATAGCGCGCTCGATCTGACCCGGCAGGGACTGACCGAGAATTTCATCAGCGGTCGCAAGCCGGATGTCATCATCATCGCTGCCGCCCGCGTTGGCGGCATCCTTGCCAATTCTCAATATCCGGCGGATTTTCTCTATGACAATCTCGCCATTGGCATGAACATCATTCGCGCGGCCCAGCAGAGCGGCGTCGAGCGCCTGTTGTGGCTTGGCTCAAGCTGTATCTATCCACGCGATGCGGCGCAGCCTCTGACAGAGGAAGCCTTGTTGACAGGGCCTCTGGAAGCCACCAACGAAGCTTATGCCATCGCCAAGATCGCAGGGCTGAAATATGCGCAGGCCTGTGCACGGCAATACGGCAGCCATTTCATGACGGCGATGCCGACCAATCTTTATGGTCCAAACGACAATTTCGATCCCAACAGCTCGCATGTCCTGCCGGCGCTGATCCGGCGGATCCACGAGGCCAAGGTGCGCGGGATCGACCATGTCACGCTTTGGGGCAGCGGCAAGCCCTTGCGAGAGTTCCTGCATGTGGACGACCTCGCCGATGCCTGCCTGCACATGCTTCGTTTCTATGACGGCATCGAGCCAATGAACATCGGGACTGGTGACGAAATCTCGATCAAGGAGCTGGCGCTGACGGTCGCCCAGGTTGTCGGTTACGAAGGTCGTTTCGAACATGATCTCAGCAAACCCGACGGCACCCCGCGCAAGCTTCTCGATACATCGCGAATGCGGGCGCTCGGCTGGAGGCCACAAATTCGTCTGGAGGACGGCCTGCGTGAAGTCTATCGTGATTGGTTGGAGGAAACCGCCGATCCTGTCGCGGCTTAA
- a CDS encoding glycosyltransferase family 4 protein, whose product MRVVLANRYFYPDQSATSRMVTSLAHTLAREGIETTVLASRSYHDKRKDVLPARETIDGIDVHRIWTSGFGRGKLVGRAVDYATFHLSAAAWFASNARKDDVCVVCTDPPLLSVSAALPIRLRRAKLVNWVMDLFPETAIELGLIKSDTVSGKLAMILRNWSMRQSALTICPIERMAHYLSTRDIPAESMSVVHHWADRNEIVPVEPAQNPLRRAWGLGRKFVIGYSGNFGRAHEFKTVLDAAERLRHMKSIVFLMIGEGQQRGFVESEVKRRRLTNVMMKPFQPVEKLSESLGAANVHLVSLKPELEHCIVPSKFYGVLAAARPTIFIGDTQGEIGTIVRDFQCGVALRPGDVDALVNAILHLRHSPVGRMSMGNNARYLMETAYSREYGAAVWQSAISRLEEKAVPAVMPVLDRQFQPREL is encoded by the coding sequence ATGCGTGTGGTGCTTGCCAATCGTTACTTCTACCCGGACCAGTCGGCGACCAGCCGGATGGTGACGAGCCTTGCCCATACGCTTGCGCGCGAGGGCATCGAAACGACAGTGCTGGCAAGCCGCAGCTATCACGACAAGCGGAAGGACGTTCTGCCCGCGCGGGAGACTATCGACGGTATCGATGTGCATCGCATATGGACCTCCGGCTTCGGTCGTGGAAAGCTTGTCGGGCGAGCAGTCGATTATGCGACTTTTCATCTGTCAGCGGCGGCGTGGTTCGCTTCCAATGCCCGCAAGGACGATGTCTGCGTGGTCTGTACCGATCCGCCGCTTCTGTCGGTTTCGGCAGCGCTGCCGATCCGCCTGCGCCGGGCAAAGCTGGTCAACTGGGTGATGGACCTTTTCCCTGAAACGGCGATTGAACTTGGTCTCATCAAGTCCGACACCGTTTCCGGCAAGCTCGCCATGATCCTGCGCAACTGGTCGATGCGCCAATCCGCGCTGACCATTTGCCCGATAGAGCGCATGGCCCATTATCTTTCGACAAGGGACATACCGGCGGAAAGCATGAGTGTGGTTCACCACTGGGCTGACCGCAACGAGATCGTTCCGGTGGAACCTGCGCAAAACCCTCTGCGTCGCGCCTGGGGGCTCGGCCGGAAATTTGTCATCGGATATTCGGGCAATTTCGGCCGCGCGCATGAGTTCAAGACGGTTCTCGATGCTGCCGAACGGCTCCGGCATATGAAAAGCATCGTTTTTCTGATGATAGGCGAGGGGCAGCAGCGCGGCTTCGTCGAAAGCGAAGTCAAACGGCGGCGATTGACCAATGTGATGATGAAACCGTTTCAGCCCGTGGAAAAGCTTTCCGAAAGCCTTGGCGCGGCCAATGTGCATCTGGTTTCCCTGAAGCCGGAGCTGGAACATTGCATCGTGCCCAGCAAGTTCTACGGCGTGCTTGCCGCCGCCCGCCCCACCATCTTCATTGGCGATACGCAGGGCGAAATCGGCACGATTGTCCGCGATTTTCAATGTGGCGTGGCGCTGAGGCCGGGCGATGTCGATGCGTTGGTCAACGCGATCCTGCATCTGCGTCATTCTCCTGTGGGACGCATGTCGATGGGCAATAATGCGCGTTACCTGATGGAAACGGCCTATTCGCGCGAATATGGCGCTGCCGTCTGGCAATCGGCCATTTCGCGGCTTGAGGAAAAGGCGGTGCCAGCAGTCATGCCGGTTCTCGATCGGCAGTTCCAGCCGAGGGAATTGTGA
- a CDS encoding polysaccharide biosynthesis/export family protein, with protein MSSKVISGRGKFLRATVLSGLLLFGGSFGALGDGQPYRVGANDVLQVTVYGQPSLTGLYPVDVDGNIGYPIVGNIPVDGLTTNEISEKIAGSLSQHIPGLTVTATINQYAPVFVVGDVKVPGKYQFRPGMVVLELMALGGGAGKAESPALTAGMQLISAQQEYADLQLQLTAMVIRRARFEAELNGTEFNYALPEQAAANKETVALTQKMLEGEKTVFNVRRNNLAAERKALEAQVASYGDEIETLQQSIKLHDAEIGLLQENVDSSKSLVDRGLAAKSNLRDMERDLSATRRAALELASFLARARQNQLAMQQRIASLEEIRKSEAATTLQDIDLNIARMEHRSNSQLQSMAEIAKSSGNISASTLRQKLVLSISRNVNGNFQDITADERTEIRPGDILRVELDMSRIGGASPS; from the coding sequence ATGTCAAGTAAAGTGATCAGCGGTCGCGGCAAATTTCTTCGCGCAACAGTGCTTTCGGGGCTTCTGCTCTTTGGCGGAAGTTTCGGGGCGCTTGGCGATGGGCAACCCTATCGTGTCGGCGCCAATGACGTGCTTCAGGTAACCGTCTATGGGCAACCGTCTCTCACAGGGCTCTATCCTGTCGATGTGGACGGCAATATCGGCTATCCGATCGTGGGTAATATTCCGGTTGACGGGCTGACCACCAATGAGATCAGCGAGAAGATTGCGGGATCACTCTCCCAGCACATTCCGGGGCTGACGGTTACTGCAACGATCAATCAGTATGCGCCGGTGTTTGTCGTCGGTGATGTGAAAGTACCGGGCAAATACCAGTTTCGGCCCGGCATGGTGGTGCTTGAACTCATGGCGCTGGGTGGCGGAGCGGGAAAAGCTGAATCTCCGGCTCTGACCGCTGGCATGCAGCTTATTTCCGCGCAGCAGGAATATGCAGATCTGCAGCTCCAGCTAACCGCCATGGTGATCCGGCGTGCCCGCTTCGAGGCCGAACTCAACGGCACGGAGTTCAACTATGCCCTGCCGGAGCAGGCCGCCGCAAACAAGGAAACAGTAGCCCTGACGCAGAAGATGCTGGAAGGCGAAAAGACCGTGTTCAACGTTCGCCGCAATAATCTCGCAGCCGAGCGCAAGGCACTTGAGGCGCAGGTGGCAAGTTACGGCGATGAAATCGAGACACTGCAGCAGAGTATCAAGCTGCACGATGCCGAAATCGGGTTGCTGCAGGAGAATGTGGATTCCAGCAAGTCGCTGGTGGATCGCGGGCTTGCGGCAAAATCCAACCTTCGCGACATGGAGCGCGATTTGTCGGCTACACGGCGTGCTGCGCTGGAGCTTGCTTCCTTTCTCGCGCGGGCAAGGCAGAACCAGCTCGCCATGCAGCAGCGCATTGCCAGTCTGGAAGAAATCCGCAAGAGCGAAGCGGCCACCACTTTGCAGGACATAGATCTCAATATCGCCCGCATGGAGCATCGCAGCAACTCACAACTCCAGAGCATGGCAGAGATCGCCAAGTCGTCCGGCAATATCTCCGCCTCCACCCTGCGCCAGAAACTGGTCTTGTCGATCAGTCGTAATGTTAACGGCAATTTCCAGGACATCACCGCCGATGAGCGCACCGAAATCAGGCCGGGCGACATCCTGCGCGTCGAACTGGACATGAGCAGGATCGGCGGCGCTTCACCTTCATAG
- the gmd gene encoding GDP-mannose 4,6-dehydratase, translating into MQEKTALIVGVTGQDGAYLSELLLNKGYRVHGLKRRSSSFNTARIDHLYQDPHEEDIRFRLHFGDLTDATNLCRVIQEVRPDEIYNLGAQSHVQVSFETPEYTANADALGTLRLLESMRILGLGKTCRFYQASTSELFGNSSPQAQNEQTPFAPRSPYATAKLYAYWTTVNYRDAYGFHASNGILFNHESPLRGETFVTRKITRAVAAIERGLQDKLRLGNLDARRDWGHARDYVEGMWRILQEDTADDYVLATGETHTVREFVEHAFKAVDKDIEWHGDGAEEIGIDRKSGNCLIEIDPRYFRPNEVDFLLGDASKAKNRLGWQHTTGFDNLVTEMVDWDLRNIMREVGRNDFYG; encoded by the coding sequence TTGCAGGAGAAAACAGCTCTCATCGTCGGCGTGACCGGACAGGACGGCGCTTATCTAAGCGAGCTTCTGCTCAATAAAGGCTATCGCGTGCATGGTCTGAAACGACGGTCTTCCTCGTTCAACACGGCTCGCATCGATCACCTCTATCAGGACCCCCATGAGGAGGACATTCGTTTCCGCCTGCATTTCGGCGACCTGACGGATGCAACCAATCTGTGTCGTGTCATTCAGGAAGTGCGGCCCGACGAGATCTACAATCTCGGCGCCCAAAGTCATGTGCAGGTGAGTTTCGAAACGCCGGAATATACGGCGAATGCCGATGCGCTCGGTACGCTGCGGCTGCTCGAATCCATGCGTATTCTGGGGCTCGGCAAGACATGCCGTTTCTACCAGGCTTCCACATCGGAACTCTTCGGCAACAGCTCGCCCCAGGCGCAGAACGAACAGACGCCTTTCGCGCCGCGCAGTCCCTATGCGACGGCAAAGCTCTATGCTTACTGGACGACTGTGAATTACCGGGACGCCTATGGTTTTCATGCCTCCAACGGCATTCTGTTCAATCACGAAAGCCCGCTTCGCGGCGAAACCTTCGTCACCCGCAAGATCACCCGAGCTGTCGCTGCCATCGAGCGCGGCCTTCAGGACAAGCTTAGGCTCGGCAATCTCGATGCCCGCCGCGACTGGGGTCATGCCCGTGATTATGTCGAGGGCATGTGGCGCATCCTGCAGGAAGACACCGCCGACGATTACGTGCTGGCAACCGGCGAAACGCATACAGTGCGGGAATTTGTCGAACACGCATTCAAGGCTGTCGACAAGGATATCGAATGGCATGGCGATGGAGCGGAAGAAATCGGCATCGACCGAAAATCGGGCAATTGCCTGATCGAGATCGATCCCCGCTATTTCCGTCCGAACGAGGTCGACTTCCTTCTCGGCGATGCTTCCAAGGCGAAAAATCGCCTCGGCTGGCAGCATACAACGGGCTTTGACAATCTCGTTACCGAGATGGTCGACTGGGATTTGCGCAACATCATGCGGGAGGTTGGACGCAATGACTTCTATGGCTGA
- a CDS encoding MFS transporter, which produces MQDKLVGSAVDKATKRLLPFLAIMLILAFLDRANIGFAKSEFQADTGLSDAAYAFGAGIFFIGYALFEVPSNIIMHKVGARLWLSRIMISWGIVSAAMMFAHTEGVFYTLRFLLGVCEAGFYPGVLLYLTYWFPAKQRARATGIFYLGVPLALVLGSPLSGWLLTHHGIFGLTNWQWMFVVEGLGATLVGIIALFYLTDRPEKARWLSAEERDALTQVIAAEEAAKETQAAHSAMSVLKDRRVWAFIGIYFFLQIGTAPLTFYFPSRFAQAASNGEMNLLIGSLLALPWLCSVIATRYFTVLADQTNQHRLVCLGMVVAGTIALAVIGLTGNPWLMLLAACIAVPGLTASQPVFWSLPTRYLGGIGAASGIAFIVSIGNLGAFFAPQIKNWADVAAGNHDAGFYTLAALCGIAILLLAGARKAAPGERLAAAK; this is translated from the coding sequence ATGCAAGACAAACTCGTCGGTTCCGCCGTCGACAAGGCGACGAAGCGACTTTTACCGTTTCTGGCGATCATGCTGATCCTGGCATTTCTGGATCGCGCGAATATCGGTTTCGCCAAATCCGAATTTCAGGCAGATACAGGCTTGAGTGATGCGGCCTATGCGTTCGGGGCAGGCATATTCTTTATCGGATATGCGCTTTTTGAGGTTCCCAGCAACATCATCATGCACAAGGTCGGCGCCCGCCTCTGGCTAAGCCGTATCATGATTTCGTGGGGCATCGTCTCCGCCGCCATGATGTTCGCTCATACGGAAGGTGTTTTCTATACACTTCGCTTCCTGCTCGGCGTTTGCGAGGCTGGTTTCTATCCCGGTGTCCTGCTTTACCTGACCTACTGGTTCCCCGCAAAACAGCGCGCCCGCGCGACGGGCATCTTCTATCTCGGTGTTCCGCTGGCGCTTGTTCTGGGAAGCCCGCTTTCAGGCTGGTTGCTGACCCACCACGGCATTTTCGGCCTTACCAACTGGCAGTGGATGTTCGTGGTCGAGGGGCTTGGCGCAACACTGGTCGGGATCATCGCGCTTTTCTACCTGACGGACCGGCCGGAAAAAGCGCGCTGGCTTTCGGCTGAGGAACGCGACGCCCTCACCCAGGTCATCGCTGCGGAAGAAGCAGCAAAAGAAACGCAAGCTGCACATTCGGCCATGTCTGTGCTGAAAGATCGCCGCGTCTGGGCTTTCATCGGCATCTACTTCTTTCTGCAGATCGGCACGGCGCCCCTGACATTCTACTTCCCGTCACGCTTTGCGCAGGCCGCATCGAATGGCGAGATGAACCTGCTGATCGGTTCGCTTCTCGCCCTGCCTTGGCTGTGCTCGGTCATTGCGACCCGCTATTTCACGGTTCTTGCCGATCAGACCAACCAGCACCGGCTCGTCTGTTTGGGCATGGTCGTTGCAGGAACGATAGCGCTTGCCGTTATCGGCCTTACCGGCAACCCATGGCTGATGCTTCTTGCCGCCTGTATTGCAGTACCAGGTCTTACGGCTTCGCAACCTGTATTCTGGAGCCTGCCTACCCGTTATCTGGGCGGTATTGGTGCTGCGAGCGGCATCGCCTTCATTGTCTCGATCGGAAATCTGGGGGCGTTTTTCGCACCACAGATCAAGAACTGGGCCGATGTCGCTGCGGGCAATCATGATGCCGGTTTCTATACGCTTGCAGCGCTTTGCGGCATCGCCATTCTGCTTCTTGCCGGTGCCCGCAAGGCCGCTCCGGGGGAACGACTGGCCGCTGCAAAGTAA